One Nitrospira sp. DNA window includes the following coding sequences:
- a CDS encoding Zinc ABC transporter, substrate-binding protein ZnuA — protein sequence MGQALSVVPQVRTERALALTLPTSGVTVRRMLRLLLLVVMIVSTGPFHCCLSAAAPVVLAAEPLNVVVTLPVLKDWAQQIGGPHVRVTSLMTGYESEHTYSPKPSDLVAVRKAALLFEVGAGLEVWVSSLVKNAGNGRLQVVTTSKGIELIQDHAEPAGSAHAHHGAGNPHVWLDPEAAATMVRHISDAMVSADPAHAPDYQANTTVYLQALTDVQQETVERLKKTPSRAVIVHHPAWPYFARRYDMQIAGTILTQPGGEPSARHLHMLIAKMKQDHIRVIISEVQLNQKVPQLLAKETGARIAVLTTLPGGLPGTATYLDMLRYNVLQLAQALEQA from the coding sequence ATGGGTCAAGCACTCTCTGTCGTTCCGCAAGTCCGAACCGAGCGAGCCCTCGCGTTGACTTTGCCGACATCGGGTGTTACCGTCCGCCGGATGTTGCGCCTGCTCCTGCTCGTCGTCATGATAGTGTCCACTGGGCCGTTTCACTGTTGCCTCTCAGCCGCAGCCCCCGTGGTCCTTGCCGCCGAACCGCTCAACGTGGTCGTCACGCTCCCCGTCCTGAAGGACTGGGCACAACAGATCGGCGGACCACATGTGCGCGTCACCTCGCTCATGACCGGGTATGAGAGCGAGCATACCTATTCCCCCAAACCGAGCGACCTGGTGGCGGTGCGGAAGGCCGCCCTGCTGTTTGAAGTCGGAGCCGGACTTGAGGTGTGGGTATCTTCGCTGGTCAAGAACGCGGGAAACGGCCGGTTACAAGTCGTGACGACCTCCAAGGGAATCGAACTGATCCAGGACCATGCGGAACCGGCCGGTTCCGCCCATGCCCACCACGGCGCAGGCAATCCCCATGTGTGGCTGGACCCGGAAGCCGCCGCGACGATGGTGCGGCACATCTCGGACGCCATGGTGTCCGCAGACCCAGCCCATGCGCCGGACTATCAGGCCAATACGACGGTGTACCTCCAAGCGCTCACCGACGTTCAGCAGGAAACGGTGGAACGGCTCAAAAAGACACCCAGCAGGGCCGTGATCGTCCACCATCCGGCCTGGCCCTATTTCGCCCGTCGTTACGACATGCAGATTGCGGGAACGATCCTCACGCAACCGGGCGGAGAACCGTCCGCGCGGCATCTGCATATGTTGATCGCGAAAATGAAGCAGGACCACATCCGCGTCATCATCTCCGAGGTGCAGCTGAATCAGAAGGTCCCGCAACTGCTCGCCAAGGAAACCGGGGCGCGGATCGCCGTCCTGACGACCTTGCCCGGAGGCTTGCCGGGAACCGCAACCTACCTCGACATGCTCCGTTATAATGTGCTCCAATTGGCCCAGGCGCTCGAACAGGCATAA
- a CDS encoding anhydro-N-acetylmuramic acid kinase encodes MKVIGLMSGTSVDAVDAALVDIVRRGKRSRITTLAFASLPYPRSLQQRILDLSLHGHVGDICHMNMYLGELFAKAALLVLRKAGRRPTDIGLIGSHGQTIHHLPRGIREPGVGLVRSTLQIGEPAVIAERTGITTVADFRARDLAAGGEGAPLVPYAHAAAFGHAKWGRLVVNIGGISNVTYLPPGGEISDLRAFDTGPGNMVSDAIVREATKGKRSYDVGGQWARRGTVNRLLLTDLMAHPFLTRRPPKSTGREEFGAPFVGSLLAKQRKARLSMEDLLATCAAWTAEAIGSSRRWVTGTIDEVIVGGGGVYNSAVMGSLRQVFAPTPVSTFDDCGWDSKAFEATAFALLAHDTYHGQCTNVPQVTGARHPVLLGSVVPGRPGSLMKWPRTVR; translated from the coding sequence ATGAAAGTCATCGGACTGATGTCCGGGACATCGGTGGACGCGGTGGACGCGGCGCTCGTCGATATTGTCCGGCGCGGCAAGAGATCACGAATCACCACCCTGGCCTTTGCGTCACTTCCGTACCCTCGGTCCCTCCAGCAACGTATTCTGGACCTCTCGCTCCACGGCCATGTCGGCGACATCTGCCACATGAATATGTACCTGGGGGAACTGTTCGCGAAGGCGGCCCTGTTGGTCCTTCGAAAGGCCGGCCGTCGCCCGACCGACATCGGCTTGATCGGATCGCATGGCCAGACGATTCACCATTTGCCGCGGGGGATCCGCGAGCCTGGTGTCGGCCTGGTGCGGTCCACCCTTCAAATCGGTGAACCGGCCGTCATTGCGGAGCGGACCGGTATCACCACGGTGGCTGATTTCAGGGCGCGCGACCTTGCGGCGGGCGGCGAAGGGGCGCCGTTGGTTCCCTATGCCCATGCTGCGGCCTTCGGCCATGCCAAGTGGGGGCGCCTGGTCGTGAATATCGGCGGGATCAGCAACGTGACCTACCTGCCGCCCGGGGGCGAAATCTCCGACCTGCGGGCGTTCGATACGGGGCCCGGCAACATGGTGTCGGATGCCATCGTGCGGGAAGCGACCAAGGGGAAGCGATCCTACGATGTCGGCGGACAGTGGGCGAGACGGGGGACCGTGAACCGGCTGCTGCTCACCGACCTCATGGCCCATCCGTTCCTGACGCGGCGTCCACCGAAATCCACCGGTCGCGAAGAGTTCGGCGCGCCGTTTGTCGGTAGTTTGCTGGCCAAGCAACGCAAGGCCCGCCTCTCCATGGAAGATCTCTTGGCGACCTGCGCGGCCTGGACGGCCGAAGCGATCGGCTCCTCACGACGGTGGGTGACCGGCACCATCGATGAGGTGATCGTCGGCGGAGGCGGCGTGTACAACAGCGCCGTCATGGGATCTCTCCGGCAGGTCTTTGCGCCGACGCCGGTGTCGACGTTCGACGATTGCGGATGGGACAGCAAGGCCTTTGAAGCCACGGCATTCGCCCTGTTGGCCCATGATACGTACCATGGACAATGTACGAACGTGCCGCAGGTGACGGGAGCGCGCCATCCCGTGCTCCTGGGCTCGGTGGTGCCGGGCCGACCTGGTTCGCTGATGAAATGGCCGCGCACCGTTCGATGA
- a CDS encoding TPR domain protein — protein MTGSHSKQDSLQTVLSTLVFLGSLAGAPDLFAVQAQPPDASHRLYDRVMEEFRHKDYEAALAGFRFFLAIHAQSLLSANAQYWMGECQYRTGRYKDALESFYNVISYYPLSQKLAASTLKIGQIYTKQGDREKALMMYERVTDQYPDSAEAEVARKALEAAAAKSEPVAVEQH, from the coding sequence ATGACAGGCTCCCATTCCAAACAGGATTCGTTGCAAACTGTCCTCTCCACATTAGTTTTCCTCGGCAGCCTCGCCGGTGCACCAGATCTCTTCGCGGTCCAAGCCCAGCCGCCGGACGCCTCCCACCGTTTATACGATCGCGTGATGGAGGAATTCCGACACAAGGACTATGAGGCAGCCCTCGCAGGATTCCGGTTTTTTCTCGCGATCCACGCCCAGTCGTTGCTGTCGGCCAACGCCCAGTATTGGATGGGCGAATGCCAGTACCGCACGGGGCGTTACAAGGACGCGCTCGAGTCGTTCTACAATGTCATCTCCTACTACCCGTTGAGCCAAAAACTCGCCGCCTCGACGCTCAAAATCGGTCAGATCTATACGAAACAAGGCGACCGGGAAAAAGCCCTGATGATGTACGAACGGGTGACGGACCAATACCCCGACAGCGCGGAAGCCGAGGTGGCGCGCAAGGCCCTGGAGGCGGCCGCCGCGAAGAGCGAGCCCGTCGCCGTCGAACAACACTGA
- a CDS encoding diguanylate cyclase/phosphodiesterase (GGDEF & EAL domains) with PAS/PAC sensor(s), whose protein sequence is MINVLLVEDNPVDAQLTQDLLAEWSLDRFHITHAPILAEGLTRLSRGRFDVVLLDLSLPDTHGLSTVTQVLATSPGVPVVVLSGHDDHPLALQALQHGAQDYLVKGEGGADFLARSILYAIERKRAQERLTYLAQYDQLTGMINRTLFRDRLVHAMARSKRKDQPLAIMLLDLDRFKAVNDGLGHDVGDQLLKVVAARLTDCVREVDTIARMGGDEFTAILEGISGEADVAVVANRIVESISAPFDIGPHRISIGVSIGITLYPLDDQDIDELLRHADKAMYAAKHQGGSGFQFHSPTGNRRSDAAPRG, encoded by the coding sequence ATGATCAACGTACTCCTGGTAGAAGACAACCCCGTCGATGCCCAGCTCACGCAGGACCTTCTGGCCGAATGGTCCCTCGATCGATTCCACATTACCCATGCGCCGATCCTGGCGGAGGGCCTGACCAGACTGAGTCGCGGTCGTTTCGATGTCGTGCTCCTCGATCTCTCCCTTCCCGACACGCACGGCTTGAGTACGGTCACCCAGGTGCTGGCGACCAGTCCCGGTGTGCCGGTCGTGGTGCTGAGCGGGCATGACGACCATCCGCTCGCCCTGCAGGCGCTTCAGCACGGAGCCCAGGATTACCTGGTGAAGGGGGAAGGGGGGGCGGACTTCCTTGCGCGGTCGATCCTCTATGCCATCGAACGCAAGCGGGCGCAGGAACGTCTGACCTACCTGGCCCAGTACGATCAATTGACCGGCATGATCAATCGCACCCTGTTTCGCGACCGGCTGGTCCATGCCATGGCGCGCAGCAAACGAAAGGACCAACCGTTGGCGATCATGCTCCTCGATCTCGACCGCTTCAAGGCCGTCAACGACGGGCTGGGGCACGATGTCGGGGATCAGCTGCTGAAGGTCGTTGCCGCGCGACTCACCGACTGTGTCCGCGAAGTGGATACCATCGCCCGCATGGGAGGCGATGAATTCACCGCCATACTCGAAGGGATTTCCGGCGAAGCGGACGTGGCGGTCGTCGCGAACCGGATCGTGGAGTCGATCAGCGCACCATTCGACATCGGACCCCATCGCATTTCGATCGGCGTGAGCATCGGGATCACGCTCTACCCATTAGACGACCAGGACATCGATGAACTCTTACGCCATGCCGATAAGGCCATGTATGCCGCCAAACATCAGGGTGGGAGCGGCTTTCAGTTTCATTCCCCGACCGGCAACCGTCGATCCGACGCCGCTCCTCGCGGTTGA